One window of the Populus trichocarpa isolate Nisqually-1 chromosome 9, P.trichocarpa_v4.1, whole genome shotgun sequence genome contains the following:
- the LOC7456354 gene encoding chromatin remodeling protein SHL codes for MAKAKAPRRTLDSYTVKPINKIVKPGDCVLLRPSDPSTPSYVAKIERIESDGRGANARVHVRWYYRPEESIGGRRQFHGSKEVFFSDHYDIQSADTIEGKCTVHSFKSYTKLDAVGNDDFFCRFEYNSSTGAFIPDRVAVYCKCEMPYNPDDLMVQCEICSDWFHPACIEMSAEEAKRLDHFFCENCSSESQKKLQNPHNTRQSDAKVETKRRRR; via the exons ATGGCCAAAGCTAAAGCACCAAGACGCACTCTTGACTCTTACACTGTTAAACCCATCAACAAAATCGTTAAAC CCGGAGATTGCGTGTTGTTGCGACCATCGGATCCGTCGACGCCCTCGTACGTGGCGAAGATTGAGCGGATTGAATCCGACGGTAGAGGAGCCAACGCGAGGGTACATGTACGGTGGTATTACCGCCCGGAGGAATCAATTGGTGGCCGCCGGCAGTTTCACGGCTCAAAGGAGGTTTTTTTCTCCGATCATTATGATATCCAGAGTGCAGACACGATTGAAGGGAAGTGTACGGTTCATAGTTTCAAGAGTTATACCAAGCTTGATGCTGTTGgaaatgatgatttcttttgtcGTTTCGAGTATAATTCGTCTACTGGTGCTTTTATTCCTGATAGAGTTGCCGT GTATTGTAAATGTGAGATGCCGTACAATCCTGATGACTTGATGGTTCAATGTGAAATCTGTAGTGATTG GTTTCATCCTGCTTGTATAGAAATGTCTGCAGAGGAAGCTAAAAGACTTGATCACTTCTTCTGTGAGAACTGTTCATCTGAAAGCCAGAAGAAGTTGCAGAATCCGCATAATACCAGACAATCAGATGCAAAG GTGGAAACAAAGAGACGCCGAAGGtga